The following proteins are co-located in the Streptomyces bottropensis ATCC 25435 genome:
- a CDS encoding ABC transporter ATP-binding protein, whose translation MSSKYEPASKYEPASKYEPATKREPATKREARAEAPVAGPAEGRAEGPELRAEGLRLAYDDRIVVEDLDLVVPTGRVTAIVGANACGKSTLLRALARLLTPRAGAVHLDGRAVHSIPTRTLAQKLGILPQTPVAPEGLTVIDLVGRGRSPHQTWWRQWSRVDEEAVHEALRATAMTDLAHRPVDELSGGQRQRAWIAMAVAQGTPVMLLDEPTTYLDLAHQIDVLDLVTDLNRHQGRTVVMVLHDLNQACRYADHIIAMKGGRIAGEGAPADVITAPMVEDVFGLRCVVGEDPVSRTPMVIPMGRHHEGTDADTGADSDGATAAVPVSGAAG comes from the coding sequence GTGTCATCGAAGTACGAACCGGCATCGAAGTACGAACCGGCATCGAAGTACGAACCGGCAACGAAGCGCGAACCGGCAACGAAGCGCGAAGCCCGCGCCGAAGCTCCGGTCGCAGGCCCCGCCGAGGGCCGCGCCGAGGGTCCCGAGCTGCGCGCCGAGGGCCTGCGCCTGGCCTACGACGACCGCATCGTCGTCGAGGACCTCGACCTGGTCGTCCCCACGGGCCGTGTCACCGCCATCGTCGGCGCCAACGCCTGCGGCAAGTCCACCCTGTTGCGTGCCCTGGCCCGGCTGCTGACGCCCAGGGCGGGCGCCGTGCACCTCGACGGCCGAGCGGTGCACTCCATCCCGACCCGGACCCTCGCCCAGAAGCTCGGCATCCTCCCGCAGACGCCCGTCGCCCCCGAGGGGCTGACGGTCATCGACCTGGTGGGGCGCGGGCGTTCACCGCACCAGACGTGGTGGCGGCAGTGGTCGCGCGTCGACGAGGAGGCCGTGCACGAGGCGCTGCGGGCGACCGCGATGACCGACCTCGCGCACCGGCCCGTCGACGAACTCTCCGGCGGGCAGCGCCAACGCGCCTGGATCGCCATGGCCGTGGCCCAGGGCACCCCCGTGATGCTGCTGGACGAGCCGACGACGTACCTCGACCTCGCCCACCAGATCGACGTCCTCGACCTGGTCACCGACCTCAACCGGCACCAGGGCCGCACCGTCGTCATGGTTCTGCACGACCTCAACCAGGCCTGCCGGTACGCCGACCACATCATCGCCATGAAGGGCGGCCGCATAGCGGGCGAGGGCGCCCCCGCCGACGTCATCACCGCCCCCATGGTCGAGGACGTCTTCGGGTTGCGCTGCGTCGTCGGCGAGGACCCCGTCAGCCGTACCCCCATGGTCATCCCCATGGGCCGCCACCACGAGGGCACCGACGCCGACACGGGCGCCGACTCGGACGGGGCCACGGCGGCGGTACCCGTGTCGGGCGCCGCCGGCTGA
- a CDS encoding methionyl-tRNA formyltransferase, whose amino-acid sequence MRIAMFGYQTWGHRTLRALLDSGHDVVLVVTHPKSDHAYEKIWNDSVADLAEQHGVPVLLRNRPDDEELLRALKEADPDLIVANNWRTWLPPEIFDLPAHGTLNIHDSLLPTYAGFSPLIWALINGEQEVGVTAHRMDGELDMGDVLLQRSVPVGPKDTATDLFHRTVDLIGPLVTDSLALIASGEAVWTPQDRSRSSFFHKRSLEDSRIDWTWPAEDLERFVRAQSDPYPNAFTHHRGERIRIVSASVSEGRYGGTPGRIFIREGDGVVIVAGADARSGRLPGLVVERVRTEDGTEHAATDYFRTMGGYLTARP is encoded by the coding sequence ATGCGGATCGCCATGTTCGGATACCAGACGTGGGGACACCGGACGCTGCGTGCGCTGCTGGATTCCGGACACGATGTGGTACTCGTCGTCACGCATCCCAAGAGCGATCACGCGTACGAGAAGATCTGGAACGACTCGGTCGCCGATCTCGCCGAACAGCACGGTGTGCCGGTGCTGTTGCGCAACCGGCCGGACGACGAGGAACTGTTGCGCGCGCTCAAGGAGGCCGATCCGGACCTCATCGTGGCCAACAACTGGCGCACCTGGCTGCCGCCCGAGATCTTCGATCTGCCGGCGCACGGCACGCTCAACATCCATGACTCGCTGCTGCCGACGTACGCGGGGTTCTCCCCGCTCATCTGGGCGCTCATCAACGGCGAGCAGGAGGTCGGTGTCACCGCCCACCGCATGGACGGCGAACTCGACATGGGTGACGTGCTGTTGCAGCGTTCGGTGCCGGTCGGACCGAAGGACACGGCGACGGACCTGTTCCACCGCACGGTCGACCTGATCGGCCCGCTCGTGACCGACTCGCTCGCACTCATCGCCTCCGGCGAGGCCGTGTGGACGCCGCAGGACCGCTCCCGGTCGAGTTTCTTCCACAAGCGGTCGCTGGAGGACAGCCGGATCGACTGGACCTGGCCCGCCGAGGACCTGGAGCGTTTCGTACGGGCCCAGTCCGACCCGTACCCCAACGCCTTCACCCATCACCGGGGCGAACGGATCCGGATCGTCTCGGCCTCCGTCTCCGAGGGACGCTACGGCGGCACGCCGGGGCGGATCTTCATCCGGGAGGGCGACGGTGTCGTCATCGTGGCGGGTGCCGACGCCCGCTCCGGACGGCTGCCGGGGCTGGTGGTCGAGCGGGTGCGGACGGAGGACGGCACCGAGCACGCGGCGACGGACTACTTCCGCACGATGGGGGGTTACCTGACGGCCCGCCCGTGA
- a CDS encoding lysine N(6)-hydroxylase/L-ornithine N(5)-oxygenase family protein — protein MKGDDAVTMLHTGPDSIYDVLGIGFGPSNLALAIALHEHSTGTGAEGGLRVGFLERQPRFGWHRGMLIDDATMQVSFLKDLVTMRDPTSDFSFLCYLREQGRLVDFLNLKTLFPLRIEFHDYFEWAAARVSHLVEYSAEVVSVRPVTRDGEIRYFDVTSRTPGDPDRFTVRRARSICVAAGLEPHLPPDAALSDRVWHTSELLPRVEQAQRTGRPIRRAVVLGAGQSAAEAVDYLHRSFPEAEICSVFAKYGYTPADDSPFANKIFDPEAVDLYYGSPRDVKQSLFDYHRSTNYSVVDMDLIESLSRSMYREKVQGRERLRMMNVSRLREVEEGTDDVRVTVEFLPTGERETLSCDLLVHATGYRPRGVSDNLGEIGKLCLRDDEDALRVGRDHRVATAPDVSADIYLQGGTEHTHGLTSTLLSTTAVRAGEICASLLSRRARDLTTTEV, from the coding sequence ATGAAAGGCGATGACGCGGTGACGATGCTGCACACCGGGCCGGATTCCATCTACGACGTACTGGGGATCGGATTCGGCCCGTCGAATCTCGCACTCGCCATCGCGCTCCACGAACACTCCACCGGGACCGGCGCAGAGGGCGGGCTCCGGGTCGGGTTCCTGGAGAGACAACCCCGGTTCGGCTGGCACCGCGGCATGCTCATCGACGACGCCACCATGCAGGTGTCCTTCCTGAAGGACCTGGTGACGATGCGTGATCCCACCAGCGACTTCAGCTTTCTGTGCTACCTGCGCGAGCAGGGCCGGCTCGTCGACTTCCTCAATCTGAAGACCCTGTTCCCGCTGCGCATCGAGTTCCACGACTACTTCGAGTGGGCCGCCGCCCGCGTCTCCCACCTCGTCGAGTACTCCGCCGAGGTCGTCTCCGTGCGCCCCGTCACCCGGGACGGCGAGATCCGTTACTTCGACGTCACCAGCCGCACCCCCGGGGATCCGGACCGGTTCACCGTCCGCCGCGCCCGCAGCATCTGCGTGGCCGCCGGCCTGGAACCGCACCTCCCGCCCGACGCCGCCCTGTCCGACCGCGTCTGGCACACCAGCGAGTTGCTGCCCCGCGTCGAGCAGGCCCAGCGCACGGGACGGCCGATACGCCGTGCGGTCGTCCTCGGCGCCGGTCAGAGCGCGGCGGAGGCCGTCGACTACCTCCACCGCAGCTTCCCGGAGGCCGAGATCTGCTCCGTCTTCGCCAAGTACGGCTACACACCCGCCGACGACAGCCCCTTCGCCAACAAGATCTTCGACCCCGAGGCCGTCGACCTGTACTACGGCTCGCCCCGCGACGTGAAGCAGTCGCTGTTCGACTACCACCGCAGCACCAACTACTCCGTGGTGGACATGGATCTGATCGAGTCGCTGTCCCGGTCCATGTACCGGGAGAAGGTCCAGGGCCGCGAACGGCTGCGGATGATGAACGTCTCCCGCCTGCGTGAGGTCGAGGAGGGCACGGACGACGTCAGGGTGACCGTGGAATTCCTGCCGACGGGAGAGCGCGAGACCCTCTCCTGCGACCTCCTCGTCCACGCCACCGGCTACCGGCCGCGCGGTGTGAGCGACAACCTCGGGGAGATCGGCAAGCTCTGCCTGCGTGACGACGAGGACGCCCTCCGGGTCGGCCGGGACCACCGGGTGGCCACCGCCCCCGACGTCAGCGCGGACATCTACCTCCAGGGCGGCACCGAGCACACCCACGGCCTCACCTCGACGCTGCTCTCCACCACCGCCGTCCGCGCCGGGGAGATCTGCGCCTCGCTTCTCTCGCGCCGCGCGAGGGACCTGACGACGACGGAGGTCTGA
- a CDS encoding streptophobe family protein, which translates to MSHRTLPPRQATAPERAVARHGWLQALAAVLAGLIAMIVVASLGLWAAGAADLPDGAFPRVVAATVVTAVGGTIELSGGAGSIAETRAGLTVIPLSVTLVGALVIAAGFLRPLRHRAVAGARELAGWAARIAVLWLAALIGLALAARQTFDIPLGDVGDFLGTSADVGFETAMAPTLFFGLLWLAGVLVLALLVSRGAPLPPRLLRFQESVRPAAYAMVGLLLAFVGLGLVIAVVVALTRGHAAETAAVILLGLPNVTWLAFTIGLGATWDSQVEGPFGLPMPKVLDEVMRGPDVSTLNLGSLAEYDSRVWWLLAVNAVLLVAAAFVMAARSPARVRLWQHAVHMAAALALTVLMVCLVARISAHYGLSVIGIGDLGGDLGGELFLRPHLWTALGLAVLWGLVTGFLGGALARGVRRRGAVDEDAGRR; encoded by the coding sequence GTGAGTCACCGGACCCTGCCTCCCCGGCAAGCGACCGCTCCCGAGCGGGCGGTCGCCCGCCATGGCTGGCTCCAGGCCCTGGCGGCCGTGCTCGCCGGGCTGATCGCGATGATCGTGGTGGCGTCGCTCGGGCTGTGGGCGGCGGGCGCGGCGGACCTCCCGGACGGCGCGTTCCCCCGGGTCGTCGCGGCCACCGTGGTGACGGCGGTGGGCGGCACGATCGAGCTCTCCGGCGGCGCCGGGTCCATCGCCGAGACCCGGGCGGGCCTGACCGTGATCCCGCTGTCGGTGACCCTCGTGGGCGCGCTGGTGATCGCCGCCGGGTTCCTGCGGCCCCTGCGCCACCGGGCGGTCGCGGGGGCCCGCGAACTCGCCGGCTGGGCCGCCCGGATCGCCGTCCTGTGGCTGGCGGCACTGATCGGCCTCGCCCTGGCCGCCCGTCAGACCTTCGACATCCCGCTCGGCGACGTGGGTGACTTCCTCGGCACCTCCGCCGACGTGGGGTTCGAGACGGCCATGGCGCCGACCCTGTTCTTCGGTCTGCTCTGGCTCGCCGGTGTCCTCGTCCTGGCGCTGCTGGTCTCGCGCGGGGCGCCGCTTCCGCCGCGGCTGCTGCGGTTCCAGGAGTCGGTGCGCCCGGCCGCGTACGCCATGGTCGGGCTGCTGCTGGCGTTCGTCGGCCTCGGGCTGGTGATCGCGGTCGTGGTGGCGCTGACCCGGGGGCACGCCGCGGAGACGGCCGCGGTGATCCTGCTGGGCCTGCCGAACGTGACCTGGCTGGCTTTCACGATCGGCCTGGGCGCCACCTGGGACAGCCAGGTGGAGGGGCCGTTCGGACTGCCGATGCCGAAGGTCCTGGACGAGGTGATGCGCGGGCCCGACGTGTCCACCCTGAACCTGGGCTCGCTCGCCGAGTACGACAGCCGGGTGTGGTGGCTGCTCGCCGTGAACGCCGTCCTGCTGGTCGCCGCCGCGTTCGTGATGGCCGCCCGCTCCCCCGCCCGGGTACGGCTGTGGCAGCACGCCGTGCACATGGCGGCCGCTCTCGCGCTGACCGTCCTCATGGTCTGTCTCGTGGCACGGATCTCCGCGCACTACGGACTGTCGGTCATCGGCATCGGCGACCTCGGCGGCGACCTGGGCGGGGAACTGTTCCTGCGGCCCCATCTGTGGACCGCGCTCGGGCTCGCCGTGCTGTGGGGACTCGTGACCGGGTTCCTGGGCGGGGCGCTGGCCCGGGGTGTGCGCCGCCGGGGCGCGGTCGACGAGGACGCCGGCCGGCGGTAG
- a CDS encoding DUF6777 domain-containing protein translates to MSSEQPSSGRPTGPPSGPLSGPQQPSPTPPSPTRPSGQVPPEPPGDASGPGGTGGTGGSGGSGGGPSGPAGAGGRGGPGQPWWRSAPRIALMVTAAVVAVVLVVVLTRSDDSGDSAGGEVFLQAAGKSGPDPFTESTATDSSTPPETPTATPSSSEPANVTRAVDGSSPGLYGGTRKVSSCDVEKQIKVLGANPAKNDAFASVAGVEPSGVPAYLRSLTPVQLRMDTRVTNHGYRDGAATSYQAVLQSGTAVLVDDRGVPRVRCACGNPLKPPVALKTTPEPKGDSWPSYRPQNVVVVEPSTTVINVFVLYDPEHDDWFTRPAGDTGGKDKKTTPPVNQPSPSTSTSFSEEPPSKSPKPCPSGGATQTEKNRDADHGASPCPSSSSVTPSTSPPSAPETPSTSPPSAPQSPETAEVPPEDTTTSGSASLDSVPAPVAPGS, encoded by the coding sequence GTGAGTTCCGAACAGCCGTCCTCCGGCCGCCCGACAGGACCGCCCTCCGGCCCGTTGTCCGGGCCCCAGCAGCCCAGCCCCACGCCGCCCAGCCCCACGCGGCCGAGCGGTCAGGTGCCCCCGGAGCCGCCGGGCGACGCCTCGGGCCCCGGCGGCACCGGCGGAACGGGAGGCTCGGGCGGTTCCGGCGGCGGACCGAGCGGCCCGGCGGGAGCAGGCGGCCGGGGAGGTCCCGGTCAGCCGTGGTGGCGGTCCGCCCCTCGCATCGCCCTCATGGTCACCGCGGCCGTCGTCGCGGTGGTCCTGGTCGTCGTCCTCACCCGCTCCGACGACTCCGGCGACTCGGCCGGCGGCGAGGTCTTCCTCCAGGCCGCGGGAAAGTCGGGCCCCGACCCCTTCACCGAGTCGACGGCCACCGACAGCTCCACCCCGCCCGAGACCCCCACGGCCACACCGAGCAGCTCGGAACCCGCCAACGTGACGCGTGCCGTGGACGGTTCGTCCCCCGGCCTCTACGGCGGCACCCGCAAGGTCTCCAGCTGTGACGTGGAGAAGCAGATCAAGGTCCTCGGGGCGAACCCCGCGAAGAACGACGCGTTCGCCTCCGTCGCCGGAGTCGAGCCCTCCGGCGTACCCGCCTACCTGCGTTCACTCACCCCGGTGCAGCTGCGCATGGACACCCGCGTCACCAACCACGGCTACCGCGACGGCGCCGCCACCAGCTACCAGGCCGTCCTCCAGTCCGGCACCGCCGTCCTCGTCGACGACCGGGGCGTGCCCCGGGTGCGCTGCGCCTGCGGCAACCCGCTGAAGCCGCCGGTCGCGCTGAAGACCACGCCGGAGCCCAAGGGCGACTCCTGGCCGTCGTACCGGCCGCAGAACGTCGTGGTCGTCGAACCCTCGACGACGGTCATCAACGTCTTCGTCCTCTACGACCCCGAGCACGACGACTGGTTCACCCGGCCCGCCGGCGACACGGGCGGGAAGGACAAGAAGACCACCCCGCCCGTCAACCAGCCCTCCCCGTCGACGTCGACGTCGTTCTCCGAGGAACCGCCCTCGAAGTCGCCCAAGCCGTGCCCCTCGGGCGGCGCGACGCAGACCGAGAAGAACAGGGACGCCGACCACGGCGCGAGCCCCTGCCCCTCCTCGTCCTCGGTGACCCCGTCCACCTCGCCCCCGTCGGCGCCGGAGACTCCGTCCACCTCGCCGCCGTCGGCGCCGCAGAGTCCCGAGACGGCCGAGGTGCCGCCGGAGGACACCACGACCTCCGGGTCGGCGTCCCTCGACAGCGTCCCGGCGCCGGTCGCCCCGGGTTCCTGA
- a CDS encoding FG-GAP-like repeat-containing protein, producing MRKNRSAALAAATFLLVSGAAIATAPSAYAGSPGSTRASDRNSDFNGDGYEDVLIGAPGATVSGRSGAGLVTVQYGSAKGIGTSNVARFSQSTSGVAGAAEPGDGFGRAVATGDLDGDGFDDAVVGIPGEDLGTVKDAGGVAVLWGSKAGLTGAASDWLETEEPAAGEQFGTGLAAGRFTAETDGDLLAVLDPYGVELFAYDDAARGSMRRESTQRFGAKAEARDIRPVSMTTGDYDRNGFADLVVSGLSLGDEPGYGWSAYLSGNADGLKYERDLRGGPVAASGDIDNDGYDDLVTGEPHSPDDQPGETQTGGLVGVRLGGPDGPAADPDWWVQDSPGVPGVAEAGDGWGSDLSVADTDGDGHADVAIGAAGEDIGTVEDAGAVWVLRGSAAGLTSVGARSWDQNSTDVPGAAEKGDKWGAQVRLTDPNSDGRFGLLAASPGENTGDGHVWVLSAGSGGVTAAGSWTYNAASLGAPHVDALFGAAIDE from the coding sequence ATGCGCAAGAACCGTTCGGCAGCGCTGGCCGCTGCCACATTTCTTCTTGTCTCCGGCGCGGCGATCGCCACCGCGCCGTCCGCGTACGCCGGCTCGCCCGGCAGTACGCGGGCCAGTGACCGCAACAGCGACTTCAACGGCGACGGTTACGAGGACGTCCTGATCGGCGCGCCGGGTGCCACCGTGAGCGGCAGGAGCGGCGCGGGTCTGGTGACCGTGCAGTACGGCTCGGCCAAGGGCATCGGCACGAGCAATGTCGCCAGATTCAGCCAGTCGACGTCCGGGGTCGCGGGCGCGGCCGAGCCGGGCGACGGGTTCGGCCGGGCGGTCGCCACGGGCGACCTGGACGGCGACGGGTTCGACGACGCGGTGGTCGGCATCCCCGGCGAGGACCTCGGCACCGTCAAGGACGCCGGTGGCGTGGCCGTCCTGTGGGGCTCGAAGGCCGGGCTGACGGGCGCCGCGAGCGACTGGCTGGAGACCGAGGAGCCCGCCGCCGGCGAGCAGTTCGGCACCGGCCTGGCCGCCGGCCGCTTCACCGCCGAGACGGACGGCGACCTTCTCGCCGTCCTCGACCCGTACGGCGTGGAACTGTTCGCCTACGACGACGCGGCGCGCGGTTCGATGCGCCGGGAGTCCACCCAGCGGTTCGGCGCGAAGGCCGAGGCCCGCGACATCCGGCCCGTGTCCATGACCACCGGCGACTACGACAGGAACGGCTTCGCCGACCTCGTCGTGTCCGGGCTGAGCCTGGGCGACGAACCCGGGTACGGCTGGTCCGCGTACCTGTCGGGCAACGCGGACGGACTGAAGTACGAGCGCGATCTGCGCGGCGGTCCGGTCGCGGCGTCCGGGGACATCGACAACGACGGGTACGACGACCTGGTGACCGGTGAGCCGCACTCCCCGGACGACCAGCCGGGTGAGACACAGACCGGCGGGCTGGTGGGCGTGCGTCTCGGTGGTCCGGACGGCCCGGCGGCGGATCCGGACTGGTGGGTGCAGGACTCCCCCGGTGTGCCGGGGGTCGCCGAGGCCGGTGACGGCTGGGGCTCGGACCTGTCGGTCGCGGACACCGACGGGGACGGTCACGCGGACGTGGCGATCGGCGCGGCGGGCGAGGACATCGGCACGGTCGAGGACGCGGGCGCCGTGTGGGTGCTGCGCGGCTCCGCCGCCGGGCTGACCTCGGTGGGCGCCAGGTCCTGGGACCAGAACTCCACGGACGTGCCGGGCGCCGCCGAGAAGGGCGACAAGTGGGGCGCCCAGGTCCGGCTGACCGACCCGAACAGCGACGGCCGCTTCGGACTGCTGGCCGCCTCGCCGGGCGAGAACACCGGCGACGGTCACGTCTGGGTGCTCTCGGCGGGCTCGGGCGGCGTCACGGCGGCCGGGTCGTGGACGTACAACGCCGCTTCCCTCGGGGCGCCCCATGTGGACGCCCTGTTCGGCGCGGCGATCGACGAGTGA
- a CDS encoding DinB family protein, giving the protein MSDHGATRPDDRPLPERKPGWGDRFVGPEGDPRGDGGFEGERATLVGYLRNQRLTLELKCADLDAEALARRAVPPSNISLLGLVRHLAGVEQYWFRQALAGEPPSPRHYRAGDDPDGDFNDAVADPEAVADAWRTWRHEVDFAERFVAAAPDLALTGRHDGEPIALREVLVHMIEEYARHNGHADFLRERIDGRVGE; this is encoded by the coding sequence ATGAGTGACCATGGTGCGACCCGTCCCGACGACCGGCCCCTGCCCGAGAGGAAGCCCGGCTGGGGCGACCGGTTCGTCGGCCCCGAAGGGGACCCGCGCGGCGACGGAGGGTTCGAGGGGGAGCGGGCCACGCTCGTCGGGTATCTGCGCAACCAGCGGCTGACCCTGGAGCTGAAGTGCGCGGATCTGGACGCCGAGGCCCTGGCCCGCCGTGCGGTGCCGCCGTCGAACATCTCGCTGCTCGGCCTCGTGCGCCACCTGGCCGGCGTGGAACAGTACTGGTTCCGCCAGGCGTTGGCGGGCGAGCCGCCGTCGCCGCGCCACTATCGCGCGGGGGACGACCCGGACGGGGACTTCAACGACGCCGTCGCGGACCCCGAGGCCGTCGCCGACGCCTGGAGGACCTGGCGGCACGAGGTCGACTTCGCCGAACGCTTCGTGGCGGCGGCCCCCGATCTCGCCCTCACCGGCCGCCACGACGGCGAGCCCATCGCCCTGCGCGAGGTCCTCGTCCACATGATCGAGGAGTACGCCCGCCACAACGGTCACGCGGACTTCCTGCGCGAACGCATCGACGGCCGCGTCGGAGAATGA
- a CDS encoding helix-turn-helix domain-containing protein: MSQHASNEARVIPLRPATARPAGVRPATSRPSGPPAREPLWRDLVGDVLRRERLAQERTLKDVADEARISMPYLSEVERGRKEASSEVLAAAAQALGLNLGDLLSLAQTELTRHTPRSAPRGTPGAPYNGLCLVA; the protein is encoded by the coding sequence GTGAGCCAACACGCCTCGAACGAAGCCCGCGTCATCCCCCTTCGCCCGGCTACGGCCCGTCCGGCGGGGGTCCGCCCGGCGACCTCCCGTCCGTCCGGCCCACCCGCCAGGGAACCTCTCTGGCGTGACCTCGTCGGTGACGTACTGCGCCGCGAACGGCTGGCCCAGGAACGCACCTTGAAGGACGTCGCCGACGAGGCCCGCATCTCGATGCCGTACCTCTCCGAAGTGGAACGGGGCCGCAAGGAGGCCTCGTCGGAAGTCCTCGCGGCAGCCGCCCAGGCCCTGGGGCTGAACCTCGGAGACCTGCTGTCCCTGGCGCAGACGGAGCTGACCCGTCACACACCCCGCAGCGCCCCCCGCGGCACGCCCGGGGCCCCCTACAACGGCCTGTGCCTCGTGGCCTGA
- a CDS encoding ClpP family protease translates to MGTYTIPNVVERTPQGERSYDVFSRLLSERIIFLGTEIDDGVANVVIAQLLHLESSAPESEIAIYINSPGGSFTSLMAIYDTMSYVRAPISTFCVGQAASTAAVLLAGGDPGRRFVLEHARVLLGQPASGGRQGTVSDLALQAKEMVRIRAQVEDVLARHTGREMSGLRADMDRDKVFTAEEAVAYGLADEVLNRRLVGV, encoded by the coding sequence ATGGGGACGTACACGATTCCGAACGTGGTCGAGCGGACTCCGCAAGGGGAGCGGTCGTACGACGTGTTCAGCCGGCTGCTGTCCGAGCGGATCATCTTCCTCGGTACGGAGATCGACGACGGGGTGGCCAACGTCGTCATCGCGCAGCTGCTGCACCTGGAGTCGTCGGCGCCGGAGAGCGAGATCGCGATCTACATCAACTCGCCCGGGGGATCGTTCACCTCGCTGATGGCGATCTACGACACGATGTCCTACGTACGCGCGCCGATCTCGACGTTCTGCGTCGGGCAGGCGGCCTCGACGGCGGCGGTGCTGCTGGCGGGCGGGGACCCCGGGCGGCGCTTCGTGCTGGAGCACGCGCGGGTGCTGCTGGGGCAGCCGGCGAGCGGAGGCCGTCAGGGCACGGTCTCCGATCTCGCCCTGCAGGCCAAGGAGATGGTGCGGATCCGGGCCCAGGTCGAGGACGTGCTCGCGCGTCACACCGGGCGCGAGATGTCCGGTCTGCGGGCCGACATGGATCGCGACAAGGTGTTCACGGCGGAGGAGGCGGTGGCGTACGGGCTGGCGGACGAGGTGTTGAACCGGCGGCTGGTGGGGGTCTGA
- a CDS encoding ATP-dependent Clp protease proteolytic subunit: protein MAPLTTGRAPTLAPRAEEGDTPPSRFDDHLAAQLLAQRIVLLGTQVDEVSANRVCAQLLLLSAEDPRTDISLYINSPGGSVTAGLAIYDTMRLIPNDVSTLAMGFAASMGQFLLSVGAHGKRYALPNARIMMHQPSAGIGGTTADIEIQAENLEFTKRAIERITAEHTGQTEETISRDGDRDRWFTAEQAREYGMVDRVVEALDDVRPASSRRRMGLQ, encoded by the coding sequence GTGGCTCCACTGACCACCGGCCGGGCCCCGACGCTCGCCCCGCGCGCCGAGGAGGGCGACACCCCGCCGTCGCGCTTCGACGACCATCTCGCCGCGCAGCTCCTCGCCCAGCGGATCGTCCTCCTCGGCACCCAGGTCGACGAGGTCTCCGCCAACCGGGTCTGTGCCCAGCTGCTGCTGCTGTCGGCGGAGGACCCGCGCACCGACATCAGCCTCTACATCAACAGCCCCGGCGGTTCGGTGACCGCGGGCCTCGCCATCTACGACACGATGCGGCTGATCCCGAACGACGTCTCGACGCTGGCGATGGGCTTCGCGGCGAGCATGGGTCAGTTCCTGCTGAGCGTGGGCGCCCACGGCAAGCGCTACGCGCTGCCCAACGCGCGCATCATGATGCACCAGCCGTCGGCGGGCATCGGCGGCACCACCGCCGACATCGAGATCCAGGCGGAGAACCTGGAGTTCACCAAGCGGGCCATCGAGCGGATCACCGCGGAGCACACCGGCCAGACCGAGGAGACGATCTCCCGGGACGGCGACCGCGACCGCTGGTTCACGGCCGAACAGGCCAGGGAGTACGGGATGGTCGACCGGGTCGTCGAGGCGCTCGACGACGTGCGGCCGGCCTCGTCACGCCGACGGATGGGACTGCAGTGA
- a CDS encoding VOC family protein, whose product MSSDGFTICLWFDGRAEEAATHYVSIFKNSRLGRVTHYGEGAFQPAGTVLTVDFEANGQRFVALNGGPQFTFTEAVSFQILCADQDEIDYYWNSLTEGGEPGPCGWLKDRFGVSWQVVPTALIEMINDSDAQKAARATAAMMSMGKLDLAALEKAYAGE is encoded by the coding sequence ATGTCCAGCGACGGATTCACCATCTGCCTGTGGTTCGACGGCCGGGCCGAGGAGGCCGCCACCCACTACGTCTCGATCTTCAAGAACTCACGGCTCGGCCGCGTCACCCACTACGGGGAGGGCGCGTTCCAGCCGGCCGGCACGGTGCTCACCGTGGACTTCGAGGCCAACGGCCAGCGGTTCGTCGCGCTGAACGGCGGCCCGCAGTTCACGTTCACCGAAGCCGTCTCCTTCCAGATCCTCTGCGCCGACCAGGACGAGATCGACTACTACTGGAACAGCCTCACCGAGGGCGGCGAGCCGGGCCCCTGCGGCTGGCTCAAGGACAGGTTCGGGGTGTCCTGGCAGGTCGTGCCCACCGCCCTCATCGAGATGATCAACGACTCGGACGCGCAGAAGGCGGCCCGCGCGACGGCGGCGATGATGTCGATGGGCAAGCTCGACCTCGCCGCGCTGGAGAAGGCGTACGCGGGCGAATAG